GCCCAGTAGGACGGGCGGTGCACGCCGTCCGGGCGATCTTCGCCGGGATGGTTGACCCATAGCCGGGCGGCGTAGTGGCGGCCGAGGCGGATATCCAGCACATGCTGCTGGTGCCCCGGCTGGCCGGGGTGGTGATCGAACACCGAGGAAAACGCCACGTCCGGCTGTTTCCAGGCGATGACGCGGGCGCTGCGGTTCAGCCCCTGCACCCAGCGCGCCTGCGCTCCCTGCGGCGACTGCCAGTGGGCGATGGCGTGCGTCTCTTCCGGCGGCTGGTACTGGCTCAGGCACAGCAACGGCAGCGCCGCGCAGTGCGGAATCAGCCAGCCCTCGCCCCAGACCAGCGCGCACAGGCCGGACAGTTCGGTCAACATGCCGGAGCGCAGTTCCTTGTCGTAGGCGCGCCCCATGGTGCCGACCGCCACACCGTTTTGATGCATCCAGGCGGTCATCAGTAGAATGCGATCGATAACCGTGCGGGCGCGGGCGCGCAGGCTTTCATCGCTAGCCAGCTCGGCCAGCGCCACCAGCCCGATCAGATCGATCGGGTAATAGGCGGCGGAGTTCCACTCCACCAGCCCGTGTTCCAGAATGGCGTCGAACCAGCGCTCCAGCCGCTGGCGGGCGATAGCCTGCTGCTCGCGGCCCTGACGACCGCTGCACACGAAGACCGAATCGGGAAAGTTTTGCCCGGCCAGATACTGCGCCACATGAAAACAAAGGCAGTGGTTCTCGCTCCAGAACCACATGGTGTCGTTGCCCGGTTCGTCGATCCAGTAACGAAAACCGAGGATTACGCTGCGAACGCGCCGCCAGTCATGCGCCGTCAGCCGCTGGCCCTGATAGCGCTGCCACAGCCAGATCAGCGGCACCAGTTGAAAGTCGGCGCAGTCTTCCCGACGGCTGATCTTATGCAGCGCCTGATTAAGGATCGGCATGATCTCCGCCGTCCCTTCGCCGGTGGCGAAGATAGCCAGCACCCGGCCGATGCGCTCGAAACCGTGCAGTGCGGTGTGACGCAGCAGGTGGTCGCGCCGGGCGGCCAGCGTCGGTAACGGCGGCATGGTTTGTGTGGACATAGTTTGAGCAGGCAGACGGCCGAAGCTGATGCTGCGCGTCAGCGTGATGCCGCCGCACACCGCGCGGCACACCAGATCGTAATACCCTACCAGCCCCGCCGGCAGCGTGACCTGCCAGCCGGTATTGCCCGCCGCCAGCGACGGCTGTTGCCGCCAGTCCGGCGCCGATTCGTTAACGTTGCACACCAGATGGTGGTGGATATCGACCGCTTCCGGCAACGGCGTGGCGGCGCGCAGGGTCAGGGCATCGCGGTCGGTCAGGTTGTCGGCCAGCGACAGGCTGTTGATCCAGCCGTCCAGCGCCTGGATGCGTTCGCTGCAGGCGGCGTCCGGCGCGGCCTGCCAGCGCAGCGACGTCTCGCCAAGGTAGCGCAGGCTGAACAGGTAGTCGGTATCGCGCTCGCACAGCTCCTCGGCGTGCACCACCAGCGTGTTCAACCCCAGTTGCAGCGGCAGCGTCAGTTCGCACTGCTGTTCGGTGTTGCGGCTAAACGGGGTGAAACGGCAAATCTGGCGACCGTTAAGCCATACGGTCACGCCGCCGCAGGTAGACAGCAGGAAACGCGCCGGTTGCAGGCTATCGCTGTGCAGGTAGCAGCGGGCAAAGCGCTGCACATGGGTGGGGCAAGGCCAGAAATCGCTGAAATTAACCGACTGACTGTCATCGCCGCCGCTCCACAGGGTGTGAAAACGGAGATGCTCCGGCAGGCTGACGGCGCGCGGCGCGGTTTCTTTTAAGAACCGCACCCGACAAGGTAATACGCCGACATCCACAAAACCATTAATAAAGCGGTAATTAACATTATCCGGCAGGGTATCCGCTTCTGCAGGATAATATTTTTCCTCCAGGTCGCTAATCATAAACCGGTTAATCACGCTATTTTTCTTTAACACCCAACCGATATTCATGGCGAATCCTTGTTACCGCACGAGTGAATAAATGAAATATCGAGAATGCATTGCCAAATAAAAAATACTAATGAATAAAAAAATACCTGATGGCATTTATTTGCACCGTTATTGTGCGCGTGCTGCCTTTATTTGGCGCAATGCAACTTTTCAGTGCCAGATCCAGAAATCGGCGGCGATAAATGCAAAATTTGCATAATCCGGCAATTTGCACTTAACATCGTATTTTTGCATTATAGAGTAAATTATCGCGTGAACAATATGCGATTCTTATCACAAAAAGACGTTGACTCAGCCATGAGTCGAAATATATTTAATATGCTTCACAAAAAAGAACGCGATTTTTGTTCATGATGAGTTGCTGAATGGCTTATTCATGCAAATTTGCATTCATGCATCACAGGCTGTCGAATATACCCGAAGTAATAAAGCCAATACACCTGCAACCTGACCTATGACGGGTCTGCTATTTATAATGGGTGGGAGAGTATGATGAATCGCTATCAGCACGCGCTGTTATTTTCCTTTATGACGCTGGGCGCTTTCGCCAGCAGCAATGCCATTGCCGCCAAAACGCAAATCACCTTTTTATACAGCGACGACGACCCGGAACTGGTCCATTTCATGGAACAGAAGGTGAAGACGTTTTCACAAAACAACGATCACATCGACGTGAATTTCGTCAGCACCGGCTACAACGCGCTGCAAACGCAGTTGCCGATGCAACTGGCCGCCGGTCTGGGGCCGGATATCGCCAAAACCACCCAGATGGGCCTGCTCTCCTACACGCTTGACCTGCGCCCTTATCTGGCCGACCCGGCCGGTTTTGAAAAACGCTACGGCGCCGGCATTGAAAAAATCATGCGCATCAAAGGGGTACATAAGGATAACGCCCTGCCGGGCTTCGTCGCCTCCTGGACCGCCGACCTGCCGTTCGTCAACGTGACCCTGTTCCAGCAGGCCGGCATGCCGCTGCCGCAGCCGGGTTACACTCTGGAGCAGCTGATGCAGGCGTCGAAACAGGTGGCGGCAAAAACCGGCGTCTCCATTCCCTTTACCATCGACCGCAGCGGTTTTCGCTTCTCCGGCCCGGCTTACTCCTACGGCGCGCGCTACGACAAAGACGGCCTGATCAACTTCCCGGACGCCGCCGCGCAGGCATGGATCAAGGACCTGAAGCGCTGGTCGGACGAGGGCATCTTCCCACGTGAAATGTGGGGCGCCGCCGGCGGCGGGCAGTACAAAAGCATGGCCGACGACTTTGTGAACGGCAACATCGTCACCTACTTCTCCGGCAACTGGCAGTTGAACCAGTTCAGCAAGCAGATCGGCAACGGCTTCGACTGGAAAATGCTGCCCGCGCCCTGCAAGGAAAAATGCATCTCGATGGGCGGCGCCACCTTTATCATGCCGTTCAAGACCAGCAAGCATCCGAAAGAAGTGGCGGAATTCATGGAATGGCTGGGCAGCGACGCCATCCAGCGTGAGATCGCCGAACACTTCAATATCATCGTTGGCGCCGATATTCCGGATCTGCATTACCAAACCAAGGATCAGCACGTGATCGACGGGTTGAACACCGCCCGCACCGAGATCGCCAACATCCCGGCTTACGTGTTCGACTGGGAAAAAATGGAAAGTCTGGGCGGCAGCGAGCTGTATCCGATCATCCTGACCCGCTTTACCCAGTACCTGAACAATCAGGTGTCGTACGACGAGTATCTGCGCCTGACGGAAAACGACGTGAAACGGCTTAACCAGACTATCGCCGCCAACCGGCAGCAACAGCAGAAAGCCCAGTAACGGAGGAGTCAGTAACGGATGAGTATGAAACGCCAGTTGATTCACCTGCCTATCGACGGCGACGCGCCGTTTGACTGGCAGACGGAAAACGACCTCTGCCAGCAGCGGTGGCCGGATGAAGACCGCTTTTTGGTGGTCACCGGCACTTTCACCCGGCTGCTGTGCTGGCAGCAGGGTCGGCTGCAACGCTACGGCGGCAGCCTGTTTCCGGTGGGCGACCCGGCCAGTCAGGCGCGGCTCGGGCTGTGGGGCGTACAGGCGATGCTGCAGGCGGTGGAAGGCATGACGCCGCTCACGCCGCTGGCCGACACGCTGTTTGCCCGTTTCGACAACCACATCGAACAGGTGGTGGACTGGTCGAAACAGGCGCAGGCCGGCGATTACGCCGCGCTGGCGGCCGATATTCTCGCGCAGCCGGACGACCCGCTGGCGGTGCCGCTGCTGAAACGCGCCGCCCGTGAACTGGCTACGCTGGTGCGCCTGTCTGACGCACGCCAGCCGGAACAGCTCTGCTTTAGCGGCGCACTGGCGGCGGCTTGTCTCCCTTATTTCACGCAGCAGGCCCGCTCATGACCACGACCACCACGCCTTATGCCGACGAAACGCTTTATGCCGGCGTTGACGGCGGCGGCACCGGCTGCCGGGCGCGAATTTACCGGGCCGACGGCACGCCGCTCGGTCAGGGGGTTGGCGGCCGCGCCAATTTGCTGCTGGGCGTGGAAACGGTACGTCAGGCGGTGGACGAGGCGCTGATGCAGGCGCTGAAACACAGCGGACTGGGCGAGCAGGATCGCCCGCGTCTGCACGTCGGGCTGGCGCTGGCCGGCGCCGAACACCGTAGCGCCTATCAGGCGTTTCTGACGTTGCCGCATTCCTACGCCGCGCAGGTGTTGAATACCGATGCGTTGGGCGCCTGTCTGGCGGTCAATCAGGGGGACGACGCCGGGGTGGTGATCGCCGGCACCGGCTCTTGCGGGCTGGCATGGCATCAACGCGCCATCACCGCTTACGGCGGCCACGAGTTTCCGATATCCGATCAGGGCAGCGGCGCGCGTCTCGGGCTGGCGACCCTGCAATACCTCTGGGGCGTCAAACAGGGCTGGGCACCGCCGTCGGCATTAAGCCGACAGCAGGCGCTACCA
The DNA window shown above is from Dickeya dadantii NCPPB 898 and carries:
- a CDS encoding ABC transporter substrate-binding protein is translated as MNRYQHALLFSFMTLGAFASSNAIAAKTQITFLYSDDDPELVHFMEQKVKTFSQNNDHIDVNFVSTGYNALQTQLPMQLAAGLGPDIAKTTQMGLLSYTLDLRPYLADPAGFEKRYGAGIEKIMRIKGVHKDNALPGFVASWTADLPFVNVTLFQQAGMPLPQPGYTLEQLMQASKQVAAKTGVSIPFTIDRSGFRFSGPAYSYGARYDKDGLINFPDAAAQAWIKDLKRWSDEGIFPREMWGAAGGGQYKSMADDFVNGNIVTYFSGNWQLNQFSKQIGNGFDWKMLPAPCKEKCISMGGATFIMPFKTSKHPKEVAEFMEWLGSDAIQREIAEHFNIIVGADIPDLHYQTKDQHVIDGLNTARTEIANIPAYVFDWEKMESLGGSELYPIILTRFTQYLNNQVSYDEYLRLTENDVKRLNQTIAANRQQQQKAQ
- a CDS encoding glucosamine kinase, which produces MKRQLIHLPIDGDAPFDWQTENDLCQQRWPDEDRFLVVTGTFTRLLCWQQGRLQRYGGSLFPVGDPASQARLGLWGVQAMLQAVEGMTPLTPLADTLFARFDNHIEQVVDWSKQAQAGDYAALAADILAQPDDPLAVPLLKRAARELATLVRLSDARQPEQLCFSGALAAACLPYFTQQARS
- a CDS encoding BadF/BadG/BcrA/BcrD ATPase family protein, whose amino-acid sequence is MTTTTTPYADETLYAGVDGGGTGCRARIYRADGTPLGQGVGGRANLLLGVETVRQAVDEALMQALKHSGLGEQDRPRLHVGLALAGAEHRSAYQAFLTLPHSYAAQVLNTDALGACLAVNQGDDAGVVIAGTGSCGLAWHQRAITAYGGHEFPISDQGSGARLGLATLQYLWGVKQGWAPPSALSRQQALPFDNEAEAAVWLDQARPGDYARFARPVFDCARQGDALATGLLQQTAREIEGLLAAVATHPLPRLSLMGSIGLHIRPWLAEAWQQRLSPPAGDALDGARLIAVNHYALYA